A part of Candidatus Thermoplasmatota archaeon genomic DNA contains:
- the hypB gene encoding hydrogenase nickel incorporation protein HypB, with protein MCEDCGCQIHNGEPKRVTINRSVTEVNDILADQIARSLQQKQILCVNIMGAPGSGKTTVIEGVLNFLEVSSVAVIQGDLESDIDKKRLEKRKIETVQINTHSGCHLNSSMVHTALLDLDLKNKRFLFIENVGNLVCPAGVRIGQHINMVVSSTPEGSDKPKKYPYIFLDAHVVVISKYDLAEIVGFDEEQYIDDIKKINRKICFVKTSWKNTESFREVVQFLEHERDHLLGHHHGHTDI; from the coding sequence ATGTGCGAGGACTGTGGTTGTCAGATTCATAACGGTGAGCCTAAGAGGGTCACGATTAACCGATCGGTGACTGAAGTTAACGATATTCTTGCGGATCAGATTGCTCGGAGCTTACAGCAAAAACAGATTTTATGTGTGAATATTATGGGTGCTCCTGGTTCCGGGAAGACAACCGTGATTGAGGGGGTTTTGAATTTTCTTGAAGTGTCGAGTGTTGCAGTAATTCAAGGTGACCTCGAATCCGATATTGATAAGAAAAGACTTGAAAAAAGAAAGATTGAAACAGTTCAGATTAACACGCATAGCGGGTGTCATTTGAACTCGTCGATGGTTCATACAGCTCTGCTTGATTTGGATTTGAAGAATAAAAGATTTCTTTTTATTGAAAATGTTGGTAATCTGGTGTGTCCTGCTGGTGTTCGTATTGGTCAGCATATCAACATGGTTGTAAGTTCAACTCCAGAGGGAAGCGATAAACCAAAAAAATATCCGTATATTTTTCTGGATGCGCATGTCGTGGTTATATCAAAATATGATTTAGCTGAGATTGTTGGTTTTGATGAGGAGCAGTATATCGATGATATTAAAAAAATAAATCGTAAAATTTGTTTCGTGAAAACGTCATGGAAAAATACAGAATCATTTCGAGAGGTTGTGCAGTTCTTAGAACATGAACGTGATCATTTACTTGGGCATCACCATGGTCATACTGATATATGA